The following proteins are encoded in a genomic region of Macrobrachium nipponense isolate FS-2020 chromosome 44, ASM1510439v2, whole genome shotgun sequence:
- the LOC135203839 gene encoding LOW QUALITY PROTEIN: serine/threonine-protein phosphatase PP1-gamma catalytic subunit B-like (The sequence of the model RefSeq protein was modified relative to this genomic sequence to represent the inferred CDS: inserted 2 bases in 1 codon), with protein MAETDKLNMDSIIARLLEVRGSRPGKNVQLXQNEIRGLCLKSREIFLSQPILLELETPLKICGDVHGQYYDLLRIFEYGGISPDSNYLFLGDYVDRGKQSLETICLLSYKIKYPENFFLLRGNHECASINRIYGFYDECKRRYNIKLWKTFTDCFNCLPVAAIVDEKIFCCHGGLSPDL; from the exons ATGGCGGAGACGGACAAGCTCAACATGGACAGCATCATCGCCAGATTATTGGAAGTGAGGGGGTCTCGTCCAGGAAAAAATGTTCAGCT ACAGAATGAAATCAGAGGCTTGTGCCTGAAGTCACGAGAAATTTTCCTATCACAGCCAATTCTTCTGGAGTTGGAAACTCCCCTTAAAATATGTGGTGACGTCCATGGACAGTACTATGACCTCCTCCGAATATTTGAGTACGGAGGAATCTCGCCAGACTCCAACTACCTGTTTTTGGGCGACTACGTGGACCGTGGAAAACAGTCGCTTGAAACCATATGTCTCCTATCTTATAAGATAAAATACCCAGAAAACTTTTTCCTGCTCAGAGGTAACCATGAATGTGCCTCCATCAACAGAATCTACGGCTTTTACGATGAATGCAAACGACGGTATAACATCAAATTGTGGAAGACCTTCACAGACTGTTTCAACTGTTTACCTGTGGCAGCAATTGTCGACGAAAAGATCTTCTGTTGTCACGGAGGATTGAGCCCCGACTTGTAA